The following proteins are co-located in the Diorhabda carinulata isolate Delta chromosome 4, icDioCari1.1, whole genome shotgun sequence genome:
- the LOC130893340 gene encoding uncharacterized protein LOC130893340, producing MTEAENYFLRQSLEKATGSLSHLSETFSFDHIRSDNNLVILYTGLPTTDVFMALYHLLEKNEIRYYFKWKVEKMRKIDQLLMTLMKLKQNFPHQDLAVRFNVSQGTVSNVVTTWVHALHEILFKQFMSEIPDRSKNQLCLPNCFSSFTNCRIIIDCTEVYTCINRQSMSSQKLTYSSYKHRNTCKGLVGVAPNGVATFLSCLYPGSTSDKKIVKDCGILNQLKPGDLVLADKGFLIKDLMPPGVHINIPPFLTTPQFTTEQVHQTECIARARIHVERAIRRMKVFNILNLIPHSLLPHADAVFQVVGALTNLQYPLIKEVGQLYYEGIQKIDHIVRFCINSF from the coding sequence ATGACAGAAGCAGAAAACTATTTCTTACGACAAAGTCTAGAAAAAGCTACAGGTAGTCTCTCTCACTTATCAGAAACATTCTCCTTTGATCATATTAGGAGTGATAATAACTTGGTCATTTTATATACTGGTTTGCCTACAACAGATGTATTCATGGCTCTGTAtcatttgttggaaaaaaatgaaataagatattattttaaatggaaggtagaaaaaatgagaaaaattgatcaGCTGCTCATGACTTTgatgaaattgaaacaaaattttccacatCAAGATTTAGCAGTAAGGTTTAATGTTTCACAAGGCACAGTCTCAAATGTTGTAACAACATGGGTGCATGCCttgcatgaaattttattcaaacaattcATGTCTGAAATACCAGATAGAAGTAAAAATCAGTTGTGCTTACCAAACTGTTTTAGTAGTTTCACAAATTGTAGAATTATAATAGATTGTACGGAAGTTTATACTTGTATAAATCGCCAAAGTATGTCTTCCCAGAAGTTGACGTACAGCTCATATAAGCATAGAAATACATGCAAAGGATTAGTAGGTGTTGCACCAAATGGTGTAGCTACATTTTTATCATGTTTATATCCAGGTTCAACATcagacaaaaaaattgtcaaagatTGTGGAATCTTAAATCAACTTAAACCTGGAGACTTGGTATTGGCAGATAAAGGATTCCTAATTAAAGATTTGATGCCTCCCGGAGTTCATATTAACATTCCCCCATTTCTTACAACTCCTCAATTTACTACAGAACAAGTTCATCAAACTGAATGCATTGCTCGAGCAAGGATTCATGTGGAGCGTGCTATAAGGAGAATGAAGGtgttcaatatattaaatttaattccaCATTCTTTGTTGCCACATGCTGATGCTGTGTTTCAGGTAGTAGGGGCTTTAACAAACTTGCAGTATCCTTTAATTAAAGAAGTTGGACAACTTTA